Proteins from a single region of Halorubrum sp. 2020YC2:
- the hflX gene encoding GTPase HflX, translated as MSGDAGRADGESGAERRRAVVAKRVDSGEADLSEIRQLAAAAGYDVAGELTQTRTEDAAFMFGEGKVAELRDLVRRTGAGSVIIDNDVGPYQTFNVGGKLPEGVEVVDRFTLILEIFGQRANTRKAQLQVELAELRYELPRAEAKASLAKRDERPGFMGLGEYDESVERDIKRQISEIRDELESIAEKEEARREQRRDSGFDLVALAGYTNAGKSTLMRRLADELAVDENAERHRDLDTTAESQDMLFTTLGTTTRRAEMEKRDVLLTDTVGFIADLPHWLVESFESTLDSVYRADLVLLVVDASEPVEEMREKLVTSHDTLYERNEAPVVTVFNKVDRLEPGELADKRAALSGVAPDPVAVSAKTGAGVAELRDRVEAELPDWERERLVLPVSDEAMSLVSWVHDHGYVAEETYAGDQVTVDFEAKPSIVARARAKAADISAAPPEESV; from the coding sequence ATGAGCGGGGACGCCGGGCGGGCGGACGGCGAGTCGGGCGCCGAGAGACGCCGCGCAGTCGTCGCCAAGCGCGTCGACTCCGGGGAGGCCGACCTCTCCGAGATCAGACAGCTCGCGGCGGCCGCGGGCTACGACGTGGCCGGGGAACTCACCCAGACCCGCACCGAGGACGCGGCGTTCATGTTCGGCGAGGGGAAGGTCGCGGAGCTTCGCGACCTCGTCCGCCGCACCGGCGCCGGGTCGGTGATAATCGACAACGACGTGGGACCGTACCAGACGTTCAACGTCGGGGGGAAGCTCCCCGAGGGCGTCGAGGTCGTCGACCGGTTCACGCTCATCCTCGAGATATTCGGTCAGCGCGCCAACACCCGGAAGGCGCAGCTCCAGGTCGAGCTCGCGGAGCTGCGGTACGAGCTGCCGCGCGCGGAGGCGAAGGCGAGCCTCGCGAAGCGCGACGAGCGGCCCGGGTTCATGGGGTTGGGCGAGTACGACGAGAGCGTCGAGCGCGACATCAAACGCCAGATATCGGAGATCCGCGACGAGCTGGAGTCGATAGCCGAGAAGGAGGAGGCGCGCCGCGAGCAGCGCCGCGACTCCGGCTTCGATCTGGTCGCGCTCGCCGGCTACACCAACGCCGGCAAGTCGACGCTGATGCGCCGGCTCGCGGACGAACTGGCGGTCGACGAGAACGCCGAGCGCCACCGCGACCTCGACACCACCGCCGAGTCGCAGGACATGCTGTTCACGACCCTCGGCACCACCACCCGCCGGGCGGAGATGGAGAAGCGCGACGTGCTCTTGACCGACACCGTCGGCTTCATCGCGGACCTCCCCCACTGGCTCGTCGAGTCGTTCGAGTCGACGCTCGACTCGGTGTACCGCGCCGACCTCGTGTTGCTCGTCGTCGACGCCAGCGAGCCCGTCGAGGAGATGCGCGAGAAGCTCGTCACGAGCCACGACACCCTCTACGAGCGCAACGAGGCGCCCGTCGTCACCGTGTTCAACAAGGTCGACCGACTGGAGCCGGGCGAGCTGGCCGACAAGCGCGCGGCGCTCTCGGGCGTGGCGCCCGACCCGGTCGCGGTCTCCGCGAAGACGGGCGCGGGCGTGGCCGAGCTCCGCGACCGGGTTGAGGCCGAACTCCCCGACTGGGAGCGCGAGCGGCTCGTCCTCCCCGTCTCGGACGAGGCGATGAGCCTCGTCTCGTGGGTCCACGACCACGGGTACGTGGCCGAGGAGACGTACGCGGGCGACCAGGTGACGGTCGACTTCGAGGCGAAGCCCTCCATCGTCGCCCGCGCCCGGGCGAAGGCGGCGGACATCTCGGCGGCGCCGCCCGAGGAGTCCGTCTGA
- a CDS encoding class I SAM-dependent methyltransferase, which translates to MEPHTVRESWTNRTGEYSPAYYAHYGPNETSELIREALDEHLRRDAAVLELGCGSGRHLEHLANHGYEDLTGVDIDAGAFDTMREAYPELAAGGTFHRGPIEDLVEKFDDGQFDAVYSVETLQHLHPDVEWVFEEIARITDDLLVTAEIEEPTRDASADPEVNYVDDDTPLYYRDWNRVFTSLGLVEVDVVSGERDTIRTFRTPR; encoded by the coding sequence GTGGAACCTCACACCGTCCGAGAGTCGTGGACGAACCGGACGGGCGAATACTCGCCGGCGTACTACGCGCATTACGGTCCCAACGAGACGAGCGAACTGATCCGCGAGGCCCTCGACGAGCACCTGCGCCGCGACGCGGCGGTCCTCGAACTCGGGTGCGGCTCCGGCCGGCACCTCGAACACCTCGCGAACCACGGCTACGAGGACCTCACGGGCGTCGACATCGACGCCGGGGCGTTCGACACGATGCGGGAGGCCTACCCCGAACTCGCCGCCGGGGGGACGTTTCACCGCGGCCCGATAGAGGACCTCGTCGAGAAGTTCGACGACGGGCAGTTCGACGCGGTGTACTCGGTCGAGACGCTCCAACACCTCCACCCCGACGTCGAGTGGGTGTTCGAGGAGATAGCCCGGATCACCGACGACCTCCTCGTCACGGCGGAGATAGAGGAACCGACCCGCGACGCCTCGGCCGACCCGGAGGTGAACTACGTCGACGACGACACGCCCCTCTACTACCGCGACTGGAACCGCGTCTTCACCTCGCTCGGCCTCGTCGAGGTCGACGTCGTCAGCGGCGAGCGGGACACCATCCGGACCTTTCGGACGCCCCGCTAG
- a CDS encoding DUF2209 family protein, producing MDISGRHEEDGEYLMVAAAVHARVDSARIRSVEGMGFAAAREGPTLEATVALAAEAVEDLPAPPHGPVVAEGGEFYEEPAARVGPSFQPEFKYVESIGERETVQAAHHAAYAARDFLR from the coding sequence GTGGACATCAGCGGCCGCCACGAGGAGGACGGCGAGTACCTGATGGTCGCGGCCGCGGTCCACGCGCGGGTCGACTCCGCCCGGATACGGTCGGTGGAGGGGATGGGCTTCGCCGCCGCGCGCGAGGGGCCGACGCTGGAGGCGACCGTCGCGCTCGCCGCCGAGGCGGTCGAGGACCTCCCGGCCCCGCCCCACGGACCGGTCGTCGCGGAGGGCGGCGAGTTCTACGAGGAGCCGGCGGCCAGGGTCGGGCCCAGCTTCCAGCCCGAGTTTAAATACGTCGAGAGCATAGGCGAGCGCGAGACAGTGCAGGCAGCACACCACGCCGCGTACGCCGCCCGGGACTTCCTCCGATGA
- a CDS encoding PfkB family carbohydrate kinase yields the protein MGDTANDGPRGLLVVGDATIDLYPADGGSVATGSGLEWHVGGTATNAARWAAAAGCAVSLVTDVGSDALGAAAARRLASGPVDASRVARADAPSPLTLYTGTAGDGEWDAWVAGSCYGFTPPEDPASLVAPYDWILLEGVTLPAEVNRTAVRRLARAAGERGTRVAFDLNGRRNQWDTAVAYRDALRDVLPYCDLLFAGTDDLAVAGVEPTPTGLLGLLPSDHSATAFLTDGGDATRAIRVDDGEIRERATAAPPSVSVATAAGAGDAFAGAVLAARREGVSDLRELAAIGNAAGAAAVETVGAFEAGARETDPL from the coding sequence GTGGGCGACACAGCGAACGACGGACCCCGCGGGCTGCTCGTCGTCGGTGACGCGACGATAGACCTGTATCCAGCCGACGGCGGCTCGGTTGCGACGGGGAGCGGCCTCGAGTGGCACGTCGGCGGCACGGCGACGAACGCCGCGCGGTGGGCCGCGGCGGCGGGCTGTGCGGTCAGTCTGGTGACCGACGTCGGGAGCGACGCCCTGGGAGCGGCGGCGGCCCGGCGGCTCGCGAGCGGGCCGGTCGACGCGTCCCGCGTCGCGCGGGCCGACGCGCCCTCGCCGCTGACGCTGTACACCGGAACGGCGGGCGACGGGGAGTGGGACGCGTGGGTGGCCGGGAGCTGTTACGGGTTCACCCCGCCGGAGGACCCGGCGTCGCTCGTGGCCCCGTACGACTGGATCCTTCTGGAGGGGGTGACGCTGCCGGCCGAAGTCAACCGGACGGCGGTCCGTCGCCTCGCCCGGGCGGCCGGGGAGCGCGGCACCCGCGTCGCGTTCGACCTCAACGGGCGCCGCAATCAGTGGGACACCGCGGTCGCCTACCGGGACGCGCTGCGCGACGTCCTCCCGTACTGCGACCTGCTGTTCGCCGGCACGGACGACCTTGCCGTGGCGGGCGTCGAGCCGACCCCGACCGGACTGCTCGGACTGCTCCCGTCCGACCACTCCGCGACGGCGTTTCTCACCGACGGCGGCGACGCGACCCGGGCCATACGGGTCGACGACGGGGAGATACGGGAGCGCGCGACCGCCGCGCCCCCGTCGGTCTCGGTCGCCACCGCGGCCGGCGCCGGCGACGCGTTCGCGGGGGCGGTCCTCGCCGCGCGGCGCGAGGGCGTCTCGGACCTCCGCGAACTGGCGGCGATCGGCAACGCGGCGGGCGCGGCCGCCGTCGAGACGGTCGGTGCGTTCGAGGCGGGCGCCCGGGAGACGGACCCGCTCTGA
- a CDS encoding acyltransferase, with product MTDRVHSLDAMRLVAVVSVVLIHTDPFQGLGAAGNAVNFGIKTTARFAVPFFFLASGYFFAAKTVDRDPREYLSRRVVSIGSLYAFGLALAAPAFLGGRVASDTAAGRPLLAAVGTRVAEFLDPVELLYYGTSVSEILWFLPALLVSLALVAAFATTERTTAALVAVAACLHAVGLLGTSYTMFVDVPFEVRDGLFFGFFYVSLGYAVARSDRTPSRELSPILLGLVGCFAVLQLAEFALLGYPLRGEAFGSYVFAPSYGIFTAFLALSIFLFLLSRPTLGAGTPLPSWGAYAVGIYVVHPVVLAAVRGVREALAASGPASVAAAFWHLGATPATVLGALALYLLADRLRIVQIGGSHFPGAPLLSSRRSR from the coding sequence ATGACCGATCGCGTCCACAGCCTCGACGCCATGCGCCTCGTGGCGGTGGTGTCCGTCGTGCTGATCCACACGGACCCGTTTCAGGGGCTCGGCGCCGCCGGCAACGCGGTCAACTTCGGGATCAAGACGACCGCGCGGTTCGCCGTGCCGTTCTTCTTCCTCGCGTCCGGCTACTTCTTCGCGGCCAAGACGGTCGACCGGGACCCCCGCGAGTACCTCTCCCGCCGGGTCGTCTCGATCGGGTCGCTGTACGCGTTCGGCCTCGCGCTCGCGGCGCCGGCGTTCCTCGGCGGACGGGTGGCGTCTGACACGGCGGCCGGTCGCCCGCTCCTCGCCGCCGTCGGAACGCGCGTGGCCGAGTTCCTCGACCCGGTCGAGCTGCTGTACTACGGCACCTCGGTCTCGGAGATCCTCTGGTTCCTCCCGGCGCTTTTGGTGTCGCTCGCGCTCGTCGCCGCCTTCGCGACGACCGAGCGGACGACCGCCGCCCTCGTGGCCGTCGCGGCGTGTCTCCACGCCGTCGGCCTCCTCGGGACGAGCTACACGATGTTCGTCGACGTGCCCTTCGAGGTCCGGGACGGGCTCTTCTTCGGCTTCTTCTACGTGAGCCTCGGGTACGCGGTCGCTCGCAGCGACCGGACGCCGTCGCGGGAGCTGAGCCCGATTCTGTTGGGGCTGGTCGGCTGCTTCGCCGTCCTCCAGCTCGCGGAGTTCGCGCTGCTCGGCTACCCGCTCCGCGGGGAGGCGTTCGGCTCGTACGTCTTCGCCCCGAGCTACGGGATATTCACGGCGTTCCTCGCTCTCTCGATATTCCTATTCCTGCTGTCGCGGCCGACGCTCGGGGCGGGGACGCCGCTCCCCTCGTGGGGCGCGTACGCGGTGGGGATCTACGTCGTCCATCCGGTCGTCCTCGCCGCGGTCCGCGGCGTCCGCGAGGCGCTCGCGGCCTCCGGACCGGCGTCGGTCGCCGCGGCGTTCTGGCACCTCGGCGCGACGCCGGCGACGGTCCTCGGCGCGCTCGCCCTGTACCTGCTGGCCGACCGACTCCGGATCGTCCAGATCGGCGGGAGCCACTTCCCCGGCGCGCCGCTCCTGTCGTCGCGTCGGTCGCGGTGA
- a CDS encoding carboxypeptidase M32: MATEAAPDDAADAPDAYDALLDRVQRWNAVGSASGVLGWDQQVMMPEGGTPARSKQLSALSSVHHDMVTADETGELLDELDDADLTDEQAAVVREVRREYERADAVPVELVEEISETGSEALQAWEEAKAEDDFDEFAPYLEKHVELKREYAEHIDPDRDPYEVLFEEFEPCLSMERAESILTELREALVPMIEEIRESDVELAVDTFEGTFPEEDQEALSREALELVGYDFERGRLDVSSHPFTSGNQFDCRVTTRFDETDPLGAVGSTIHEFGHAQYNLGLPQERFGTPLGESRDLSVHESQSRLWENHVGRSEAFWREFLPVFQEHFPQTEEATVRDAYEAFNQVYEDNLIRVEADELTYHLHIVIRFEIERDLIRGDLDVEDVPEVWNDKYEEYLGIRPDTDSEGCLQDIHWSHGNFGYFPTYSLGSVMAAQLFEAAEDDIDDLDGKIADGEFDDLHDWLGENVHRHGSRYETNELVVRATGEEFSADAFLDYIDEKYGELYGI, from the coding sequence ATGGCTACGGAAGCCGCGCCAGACGACGCAGCCGACGCACCGGACGCCTACGACGCCCTCCTCGACCGCGTCCAGCGGTGGAACGCGGTCGGCAGCGCCTCGGGGGTCCTCGGCTGGGACCAGCAGGTGATGATGCCCGAGGGCGGCACCCCGGCCCGGTCGAAGCAGCTCTCGGCGCTGTCTTCCGTCCACCACGACATGGTCACCGCCGACGAGACGGGCGAGCTGCTCGACGAGCTCGACGACGCCGACCTCACGGACGAGCAGGCGGCGGTCGTCCGCGAGGTCCGCCGCGAGTACGAGCGCGCCGACGCCGTCCCGGTCGAGCTGGTCGAGGAGATATCCGAGACCGGCTCCGAGGCGCTTCAGGCGTGGGAGGAGGCGAAGGCCGAGGACGACTTCGACGAGTTCGCTCCCTACCTCGAGAAGCACGTCGAGCTGAAACGCGAGTACGCCGAGCACATCGACCCCGACCGCGACCCCTACGAGGTCCTCTTCGAGGAGTTCGAGCCGTGCCTCTCGATGGAGCGCGCCGAGTCGATCCTCACCGAGCTCCGCGAGGCGCTCGTCCCGATGATCGAGGAGATCCGCGAGTCGGACGTCGAACTCGCCGTCGACACCTTCGAGGGCACGTTCCCCGAGGAGGATCAGGAGGCGCTCTCCCGGGAGGCGCTGGAGCTCGTCGGCTACGACTTCGAGCGCGGCCGCCTCGACGTCTCCTCGCACCCGTTCACCTCCGGGAACCAGTTCGACTGCCGCGTGACGACGCGGTTCGACGAGACGGACCCGCTCGGCGCCGTCGGCTCGACGATCCACGAGTTCGGCCACGCGCAGTACAACCTCGGGCTGCCGCAGGAGCGGTTCGGCACGCCGCTGGGCGAGTCCCGCGACCTCTCGGTCCACGAGTCGCAGTCGCGCCTCTGGGAGAACCACGTCGGGCGCAGCGAGGCGTTCTGGCGGGAGTTCCTCCCCGTCTTCCAAGAGCACTTCCCGCAGACCGAGGAAGCGACGGTTCGGGACGCCTACGAGGCGTTCAACCAGGTGTACGAGGACAACCTCATCCGCGTCGAGGCCGACGAGCTCACCTACCACCTCCACATCGTCATCCGGTTCGAGATCGAGCGCGACCTGATCCGCGGCGACCTCGACGTCGAGGACGTGCCCGAGGTGTGGAACGACAAGTACGAGGAGTACCTCGGCATCCGGCCCGACACCGACAGCGAGGGCTGCCTCCAGGACATCCACTGGAGCCACGGCAACTTCGGCTACTTCCCCACCTACTCGCTCGGCTCCGTGATGGCCGCCCAGCTGTTCGAGGCCGCCGAGGACGACATCGACGACCTCGACGGGAAGATCGCCGACGGCGAGTTCGACGACCTCCACGACTGGCTCGGGGAGAACGTCCACCGACACGGCTCGCGCTACGAGACGAACGAACTGGTGGTGCGCGCGACCGGCGAGGAGTTCTCGGCGGACGCCTTCCTCGACTACATCGACGAGAAGTACGGCGAGCTGTACGGGATCTGA
- a CDS encoding low specificity L-threonine aldolase translates to MSDDDFIDLRSDTVTTPSEGMRDAAATAEVGDDVYRDDPTVNELERRAAEAVGTEAALYVPSGTMANQIAVHAHTEPGQELLLERESHIYRWELAGAAKLSGVQTRTIDAGERCVPTPEAVREGLVDEDLHRPGTGLLSLENTHNYRGGVAVPVDRLAAAAEVARDADVPVHLDGARVFNAAVALGVDASEVVAPVDSVTFCLSKGLGAPVGSILAGDEAFVEDARRVRKLFGGGMRQAGMIAAPALRALENVDRLAEDHANAARLAAGLDALDGVEAPAPDTNIVVAHTEDAGIPSESLYAACKDAGVGCVEFDDYATRFTTHLDVDEADVDEAVDRIAAVVDGLRD, encoded by the coding sequence ATGTCCGACGACGACTTCATCGACCTGCGGTCCGACACCGTCACGACGCCCTCCGAGGGGATGCGCGACGCGGCCGCGACCGCCGAGGTGGGCGACGACGTGTACCGCGACGACCCGACGGTCAACGAACTGGAGCGCCGGGCGGCGGAGGCCGTCGGCACGGAGGCCGCCCTGTACGTCCCGTCGGGGACGATGGCGAACCAGATCGCGGTCCACGCCCACACCGAACCGGGCCAGGAGCTTCTCCTAGAGCGCGAGTCGCACATCTACCGCTGGGAGCTGGCGGGCGCGGCCAAGCTCTCCGGCGTCCAGACGCGGACGATCGACGCGGGCGAGCGCTGCGTCCCGACGCCGGAGGCGGTCCGCGAGGGCCTCGTCGACGAAGACCTCCACCGCCCCGGGACCGGACTCCTCTCCTTAGAGAACACCCACAACTACCGCGGCGGGGTCGCGGTCCCCGTCGACCGGCTCGCGGCCGCGGCCGAGGTCGCGCGCGACGCCGACGTGCCGGTCCACCTCGACGGCGCCCGCGTGTTCAACGCCGCGGTCGCGCTCGGAGTCGACGCGAGCGAGGTCGTCGCGCCCGTCGACAGCGTCACCTTCTGCCTCTCGAAGGGGCTCGGGGCGCCCGTCGGCTCGATCCTCGCCGGCGACGAGGCGTTCGTCGAGGACGCGCGCCGCGTCCGCAAGCTGTTCGGCGGCGGGATGCGGCAGGCCGGCATGATCGCGGCGCCGGCCCTCCGCGCGCTGGAGAACGTCGACCGCCTCGCGGAGGACCACGCCAACGCGGCGCGGCTCGCGGCCGGACTCGACGCCCTCGACGGCGTCGAGGCGCCCGCGCCCGACACCAACATCGTCGTGGCGCACACCGAGGACGCCGGCATCCCGTCGGAGTCGCTCTACGCGGCCTGTAAGGACGCCGGCGTCGGCTGCGTCGAGTTCGACGACTACGCGACGCGGTTCACCACGCACCTCGATGTCGACGAGGCGGACGTCGACGAGGCGGTCGACCGGATCGCGGCCGTCGTCGACGGCCTGCGGGACTGA
- a CDS encoding SDR family NAD(P)-dependent oxidoreductase, producing the protein MTQTPPEVELKSDLTDDVALVTGATRGIGAEIAAGLADLNATVYAGARDPADVTAADQRAVELDVTDDGEIRAAVDRIERERGSLDILVNNAGVFPRSGPLHEMDDAEFDRTMAVNLRGPVLLTRAALPLLVDEPGGRVVSMSSGLGQFTEGQMDGEYPAYRLSKVGLGGLTAYLDGEYGERGLVANAVSPGWVQTDMGGERAPRSPSKGAETPVWLARFAPGSPSGRLWKDREPIPW; encoded by the coding sequence ATGACACAGACGCCGCCGGAAGTGGAACTCAAGTCGGACCTGACCGACGACGTGGCCTTGGTCACGGGAGCGACCCGCGGCATCGGGGCCGAGATAGCCGCGGGGCTCGCGGACCTCAACGCGACCGTGTACGCGGGGGCGCGAGACCCGGCCGACGTGACCGCGGCGGACCAGCGCGCCGTCGAGTTGGACGTGACCGACGACGGAGAGATCCGAGCGGCGGTCGACCGGATCGAGCGGGAGCGGGGGTCGCTCGATATCCTGGTGAACAACGCCGGGGTCTTCCCCCGGTCGGGACCGCTCCACGAGATGGACGACGCGGAGTTCGACCGGACGATGGCCGTGAACCTCCGCGGTCCGGTCCTGCTGACGAGGGCGGCGTTACCGCTGCTGGTGGACGAACCGGGCGGGCGCGTCGTCTCCATGTCGTCCGGGCTCGGGCAGTTCACGGAGGGGCAGATGGACGGCGAGTACCCGGCCTACCGGCTGTCGAAGGTGGGTCTCGGGGGGTTGACGGCCTACCTCGACGGCGAGTACGGCGAGCGGGGGCTCGTCGCCAACGCCGTCTCCCCCGGGTGGGTTCAGACGGACATGGGCGGGGAGCGCGCGCCGCGCTCGCCGTCGAAGGGGGCCGAGACTCCGGTGTGGCTCGCCCGGTTCGCGCCGGGGAGTCCGTCGGGCCGCCTCTGGAAGGACCGCGAGCCGATCCCGTGGTGA